The Sporosarcina luteola genome contains a region encoding:
- a CDS encoding ABC transporter ATP-binding protein, producing MQTVIDLKRVFFKRGNKEILKNIEWTIEKDEHWAILGLNGSGKTSLLNIISAHQFPTEGEVHVLGNRFGETNLPELRKEIGYVSSSLERFAQMFQHETVERVIISGKFASFGLYEHPSPADWERADELLHDFRLFHLKGKPINLLSEGEKRRILIARALMNKPQMLIMDEPCSGLDILSREQFLHTLEVVTKNDCHLVYVSHHVEELMEDLTHVLLLKEGRIVASGKKEDVMTNELLTETYNVPVKIRWEDGRPYLSIKRSSVVR from the coding sequence ATGCAAACCGTAATTGACTTGAAGCGTGTTTTCTTCAAAAGAGGCAATAAGGAGATACTAAAAAATATCGAGTGGACGATTGAAAAGGATGAGCACTGGGCAATTTTAGGGTTGAATGGATCCGGTAAAACATCACTTCTCAATATCATTTCCGCACATCAATTTCCTACTGAGGGAGAAGTGCATGTACTTGGGAACCGGTTTGGCGAAACGAATTTACCAGAACTGCGAAAAGAGATTGGCTATGTAAGCAGTTCATTGGAGAGATTCGCTCAAATGTTTCAGCATGAAACTGTCGAACGAGTCATTATCAGTGGGAAATTTGCGAGTTTCGGCCTGTATGAGCATCCATCTCCTGCTGATTGGGAACGAGCGGACGAGCTGTTGCATGATTTTCGATTATTTCACTTGAAAGGTAAACCCATTAACTTGCTTTCTGAAGGTGAAAAACGGCGGATTTTAATTGCCAGGGCGCTCATGAATAAACCCCAAATGCTCATTATGGATGAACCGTGTTCCGGTCTTGATATCTTATCAAGGGAGCAATTTTTACATACGTTAGAAGTAGTGACGAAAAACGATTGCCATCTTGTCTATGTGTCACACCATGTCGAGGAATTGATGGAAGACTTAACACATGTACTCCTTTTAAAAGAAGGAAGAATCGTGGCTTCCGGGAAGAAAGAGGATGTAATGACCAATGAATTGCTGACTGAAACGTATAATGTACCAGTGAAAATCCGGTGGGAGGATGGAAGGCCGTATCTTTCGATCAAAAGAAGTTCTGTTGTGCGGTAG
- a CDS encoding VOC family protein, producing the protein MAVEVYLNFNGNCRQAVEFYAEVFNTEITQIMTFGEAPQSPDYQLPEEAKDLVMHARLNIDGNRVMFSDTFPGSPFVEGNNVSLAFVNKDIDLIKSVFDKLKQGGTVKMDLQETFWSKSYGSLKDQFGIEWQISQED; encoded by the coding sequence ATGGCAGTAGAGGTATATCTGAATTTTAATGGTAATTGCAGACAGGCCGTGGAATTTTACGCAGAAGTATTCAATACGGAAATCACTCAAATCATGACATTCGGCGAAGCTCCTCAAAGCCCTGATTATCAGTTGCCTGAAGAGGCGAAGGATTTGGTCATGCATGCGCGGTTGAATATCGACGGTAACAGAGTCATGTTCTCCGATACATTCCCGGGTTCTCCTTTTGTCGAAGGTAATAATGTCAGTCTCGCTTTCGTAAACAAGGACATTGACCTTATTAAGAGTGTCTTTGATAAGTTGAAGCAAGGCGGAACAGTAAAGATGGATCTACAGGAGACGTTCTGGAGTAAAAGCTACGGCTCATTGAAAGACCAATTCGGCATCGAATGGCAGATCAGCCAAGAGGACTGA
- a CDS encoding mandelate racemase/muconate lactonizing enzyme family protein produces the protein MKIKEIEIYAIHLPLYEPFIISYARYDYMPSIIVKMTTDTGHIGYGEAVADEHVTGESWESTYAVLKNTLAPKLIGMNPAQMEKIHEAMDAEIYGVPSAKAAMDIACYDAVGKALGIPVYELLGGRYHDEFPITHVLSIGTPAHMAAEAGQRVTEGYRSLKMKVGTNVSEDVKRIQAVRERVGESIAIRIDVNQGWVNSSTTLQALRKLEDCSLDWLEQPVKADDIDAMVEIKSKTSVPIMSDEGLRGIREMREIIAKRAADKVNIKLMKCGGIYPAMKLAHMAEMAGIECQVGSMVESSVGSAAGFHVAFSKKIMTSVELTGPLKFSEDIGNLNYDVPFIRLTEKAGLGVDVDEAVLNKLTVFSAKVVE, from the coding sequence TTGAAAATCAAAGAAATTGAAATATATGCGATCCATTTACCGTTATATGAACCATTCATCATCAGCTACGCGAGATACGATTATATGCCGTCAATCATCGTCAAAATGACTACGGACACGGGACATATCGGATACGGAGAGGCGGTGGCGGACGAGCACGTCACCGGTGAAAGTTGGGAAAGTACATATGCTGTTCTTAAAAATACACTGGCGCCGAAGCTGATCGGCATGAATCCCGCTCAAATGGAAAAGATCCACGAGGCCATGGACGCAGAAATTTACGGAGTGCCATCAGCGAAGGCCGCAATGGACATCGCTTGCTATGACGCTGTCGGAAAAGCATTGGGCATTCCTGTTTACGAATTGTTGGGCGGGAGATACCACGATGAATTTCCGATTACTCATGTACTCAGCATCGGCACACCTGCACATATGGCGGCCGAAGCGGGACAACGCGTTACTGAAGGCTATCGTTCATTGAAAATGAAAGTCGGCACGAACGTATCAGAAGACGTGAAACGAATCCAGGCAGTCCGTGAACGGGTAGGGGAGTCAATAGCCATCCGCATCGATGTGAATCAAGGATGGGTGAACAGCTCGACGACATTGCAAGCGTTGAGGAAGCTCGAAGATTGCTCACTCGATTGGCTGGAGCAACCTGTGAAAGCGGATGACATTGATGCAATGGTAGAAATTAAATCGAAGACATCCGTGCCTATCATGAGTGATGAGGGGCTGCGCGGCATTCGTGAAATGAGAGAAATCATCGCCAAGCGAGCTGCGGATAAAGTGAACATCAAGCTGATGAAATGCGGTGGTATTTATCCGGCGATGAAACTTGCCCATATGGCGGAAATGGCAGGAATCGAATGCCAAGTCGGCTCGATGGTCGAATCGTCTGTAGGATCCGCCGCAGGATTCCACGTTGCCTTCTCAAAAAAAATTATGACAAGCGTCGAATTGACGGGTCCGTTGAAATTCAGCGAAGATATCGGAAACCTGAACTATGACGTTCCGTTCATCCGTCTGACTGAAAAAGCGGGACTTGGCGTAGATGTGGACGAAGCGGTCTTGAATAAATTGACAGTCTTCTCAGCGAAGGTGGTCGAATGA
- a CDS encoding methyl-accepting chemotaxis protein has translation MRYSVRKKLWTGFLSLLLLMITAGALNYLTIPDISKEYTSFINDRMEKVILLEQLSTNQTELSNDLRGYLLYKETKYLKNRGELLESVDEKLMQLDSSLESEKSRALIEELKEASEQYKVYSEEALAAFNQGKDEEALVLAEKAEPHQSTFMINAERLVTYQREQMLKAEDKIEQKVKSTGIFIIGVLGLITILSIIISYLISNIITRPVGKMTDALKMLARGDFAEEPLLIKNRDEIGEMATAFNEMKADLRTIIMNTRDSSYQLAAQAEQLTASSEESLAASEMVAEIAEKNLLASDMQVHLVNDSASAMSEMANGITQITNDNAAMLASSVEVSRLVREGAGLMKDVTDQMSNISTSIRQSSEIITDLAVHSEKIRNVTGLITGIAEQTNLLALNAAIEAARAGEQGKGFAVVANEVRNLAEQSKTSAAEIGRMIDAIIQNVTLAVDSTEAGTDRVREGLGITEKTNEVFNEIELASNDVSSKVGTVSAAIEQIRTMSEQVMESSKKVQELAMQASTEAQSTSASTEEQLASNQEIASSAQTLSEVAEKLQNDMGRFTV, from the coding sequence ATGAGATATTCAGTAAGGAAAAAGTTGTGGACAGGCTTCCTATCCTTATTACTCTTAATGATTACCGCAGGAGCCTTGAATTATTTAACGATACCAGACATTAGTAAAGAGTATACGTCTTTTATTAACGATCGAATGGAAAAAGTAATACTGCTAGAACAGCTATCAACCAATCAAACTGAGCTGTCTAATGATCTGCGTGGCTATTTACTATATAAAGAAACGAAATATTTGAAGAATCGCGGCGAATTGCTAGAATCAGTTGATGAAAAGTTGATGCAACTGGACTCCTCTCTAGAATCAGAGAAAAGCAGAGCCTTGATTGAGGAGTTAAAGGAAGCATCAGAGCAATACAAAGTCTATTCTGAAGAGGCACTTGCAGCTTTCAATCAAGGAAAAGATGAGGAAGCGCTAGTTTTAGCTGAAAAAGCGGAGCCTCATCAAAGCACCTTTATGATAAATGCGGAAAGATTGGTTACCTACCAACGTGAGCAGATGCTTAAGGCTGAAGATAAGATTGAACAAAAGGTGAAATCGACAGGTATTTTCATTATAGGAGTTCTCGGCCTCATAACCATTCTGAGCATAATCATCTCTTATCTGATCAGCAACATCATTACTCGACCTGTCGGCAAAATGACAGATGCATTAAAGATGCTGGCACGAGGGGATTTTGCAGAAGAGCCTTTGCTGATTAAAAATCGGGATGAAATTGGTGAAATGGCGACCGCCTTCAACGAAATGAAGGCTGATCTACGAACTATCATTATGAACACAAGAGATTCATCTTACCAGTTAGCCGCACAAGCCGAACAGTTGACGGCAAGTTCGGAAGAGAGTCTTGCTGCTTCCGAAATGGTAGCTGAAATAGCTGAGAAGAATTTACTTGCAAGCGATATGCAAGTGCATCTTGTCAATGATTCCGCGAGTGCAATGAGTGAAATGGCAAACGGCATCACTCAAATTACAAATGACAATGCCGCGATGCTTGCTTCTTCTGTTGAGGTTTCCCGACTTGTAAGAGAAGGCGCGGGCCTCATGAAAGATGTAACCGATCAAATGTCCAACATATCAACATCCATCCGGCAATCCTCGGAGATCATTACTGATCTGGCGGTTCATTCGGAAAAGATCCGAAATGTGACAGGGCTTATTACGGGTATTGCCGAACAAACGAATCTTTTAGCATTGAATGCAGCGATTGAAGCAGCTCGCGCGGGGGAGCAGGGTAAAGGCTTTGCTGTAGTAGCGAATGAAGTGCGGAACCTTGCTGAACAATCGAAAACCTCAGCGGCAGAAATTGGGCGAATGATCGACGCCATTATTCAAAACGTCACTTTGGCGGTTGACAGCACGGAAGCCGGCACCGATCGTGTCAGAGAAGGGTTGGGCATCACTGAAAAGACCAATGAAGTATTCAATGAAATCGAGTTGGCCTCAAATGATGTTAGCAGCAAAGTCGGAACAGTGTCCGCCGCTATTGAACAGATTCGTACGATGAGCGAGCAAGTGATGGAAAGCTCTAAAAAAGTGCAAGAGCTTGCGATGCAAGCATCAACGGAAGCACAATCGACAAGTGCATCGACGGAAGAACAATTGGCTTCCAACCAAGAAATCGCTTCGAGTGCTCAAACACTATCCGAGGTAGCAGAAAAACTACAAAACGATATGGGACGTTTTACAGTCTGA
- a CDS encoding dihydropteridine reductase: MQIYWTKINKIIAETSEVKTYLLDCPEGFTWEEGSHTHFALEGFNAGEKPNRGLIRHMSISTVPHENSIGITTRIREQCSEFKSVLRKHQVGDKVAIFKTHSNVPLKREDKNVYLLSSGVGLATFRPIVLDYFARADNVNQIHSLNIDSSRNYLFTDIFASAPDKKFTSQFVDNRKDYYEEVKNLAADKEGLFYVVGSDEFLVQNIEVLREQGINSEQIMLDKREKQLPEFLSVELSF; this comes from the coding sequence ATGCAAATTTACTGGACGAAAATAAATAAGATTATCGCAGAAACGTCTGAGGTCAAAACGTACTTGCTCGACTGTCCGGAAGGCTTCACATGGGAAGAGGGCTCCCACACCCATTTCGCACTGGAAGGTTTTAATGCGGGAGAAAAACCAAACCGCGGCTTGATTCGCCACATGTCCATTTCTACTGTGCCACACGAAAATTCAATCGGTATTACAACACGCATCAGAGAGCAATGTTCTGAATTCAAATCAGTTTTAAGGAAACATCAAGTGGGCGATAAGGTCGCCATATTTAAAACGCACTCGAATGTACCGCTTAAAAGAGAAGACAAAAATGTGTACCTATTGTCATCAGGTGTCGGCCTGGCAACCTTCAGACCGATTGTCCTTGATTATTTCGCACGTGCGGACAATGTCAATCAAATTCATTCCCTCAACATCGACTCATCAAGAAACTACCTTTTCACAGATATTTTCGCATCCGCACCTGACAAGAAGTTCACATCACAGTTCGTCGATAACCGTAAAGACTATTATGAAGAAGTGAAAAATCTTGCTGCAGACAAGGAAGGTCTCTTCTATGTTGTCGGCAGCGACGAATTCCTTGTGCAGAACATTGAAGTACTGCGTGAGCAAGGCATTAACTCCGAACAGATTATGCTCGACAAGCGTGAAAAGCAACTGCCTGAGTTTTTGTCAGTTGAATTGTCATTCTAA
- the helD gene encoding RNA polymerase recycling motor HelD: MQKHPDFEFELQRLDYTKHYMQKLLEESMRGVQSSQDEIRHAMADLDYLDSSLSYINILTNTRFFEMARSQKEGLEAIQQKPYFARIHFRAEGEKDEFLYIGKTSVFHQETQEPIIVDWRSPVANVYYDGRLGDLTYKVRDEEISGHLYSKRQYKIEEGELLDVLDIDLTTNDELLQEALSGKADVRLTEIVSTIQAEQNEIIRANLKQPIIVQGAAGSGKTTIALHRISYFLYTMGTDFPSEKLMILAPSRLFMEYIGDVLPELGVGRICQTTFAEYVLDATGLKLKLADPNKKLELLTAADSVNEEQLFIARMKGTLRYREIMQRYVDKLEQETAALFEDVYIEKYRIIRGSRLKKLFLQDFNYMPLEKRIERIKLIMQTEVNRKRKQLYKLLSDKYEEALDKALYGIRDDEKRRARITRVMDERDERLPSIEKEGKKTVSSYMKRFKKLNIKSLYRDWLTNPQLHNELACHWSDSERDAFFAAHASVAWETEDLAAIYFLHAKLNGVADEWKMRVVFIDEVQDYSEFQLAALQDGLETDMFTMVGDLAQGIHSYRALTSWEPVREMFPRATYTTLQKSYRTTVEIMQLANKVLAQMDENLPLVEPVVRHGSDPEFYNLSALNASKVNEIYEAILSRGHRSIALICKSRKESEKIFKQLEKSGMPAQLLGENSDINGDCLLIVPSHLSKGLEFDAVIIAAFDEPFRDHPIDRKLLYVAMTRPMHELHLLSDTLMPLISPKNA, encoded by the coding sequence ATGCAGAAACATCCCGATTTTGAGTTTGAATTACAGCGCCTTGACTACACGAAGCACTACATGCAAAAGCTCCTTGAGGAGTCGATGCGCGGCGTGCAATCCTCTCAAGATGAAATCCGACATGCTATGGCCGACTTGGACTATTTGGATTCGAGTTTGAGCTACATTAATATCCTAACGAATACACGATTTTTTGAAATGGCCCGCTCCCAAAAAGAAGGGCTCGAAGCGATTCAGCAGAAACCCTATTTCGCTCGAATCCATTTTAGGGCGGAAGGAGAGAAGGATGAATTCCTTTATATCGGCAAAACATCTGTCTTTCATCAGGAAACACAAGAACCGATCATCGTCGATTGGCGTTCGCCCGTCGCTAATGTTTACTATGATGGCAGACTGGGAGATTTGACGTATAAAGTGCGCGACGAAGAAATCAGCGGACATCTATATTCGAAGCGGCAGTACAAAATCGAAGAAGGAGAATTGCTGGATGTCCTTGATATTGATTTAACGACGAATGATGAATTGCTCCAGGAAGCTTTGTCGGGAAAAGCGGATGTCCGATTGACTGAAATCGTTTCGACAATCCAAGCGGAGCAAAACGAAATCATCCGCGCGAACCTGAAACAGCCAATCATCGTCCAAGGCGCTGCAGGCAGTGGAAAGACGACAATCGCCCTTCACCGGATCTCCTACTTCCTTTACACGATGGGCACCGATTTTCCGTCGGAGAAACTGATGATTTTGGCACCGAGCCGGCTGTTCATGGAATATATCGGAGACGTACTCCCAGAACTGGGTGTCGGACGTATTTGCCAAACAACTTTCGCCGAATACGTTCTGGACGCTACAGGTCTTAAGCTGAAACTAGCTGATCCGAATAAAAAGCTGGAGCTGTTGACAGCAGCTGATTCCGTGAATGAAGAACAACTTTTCATTGCACGGATGAAAGGGACGCTCCGTTACCGTGAGATTATGCAACGATATGTGGACAAGCTGGAACAGGAAACTGCGGCCCTTTTTGAAGATGTCTATATTGAAAAATACCGGATCATCCGGGGATCCCGCCTGAAGAAGCTGTTCCTGCAAGACTTCAACTATATGCCTCTTGAGAAAAGGATCGAACGTATCAAGCTCATTATGCAGACTGAAGTGAACCGGAAACGGAAGCAACTATATAAGCTCTTATCCGACAAGTATGAAGAAGCGCTTGATAAAGCGCTGTACGGCATCCGTGATGATGAGAAGCGGAGGGCGCGTATTACAAGGGTCATGGATGAGCGTGACGAACGGCTTCCTTCTATTGAAAAGGAAGGTAAGAAGACAGTTTCCTCTTATATGAAGAGATTCAAGAAATTAAATATTAAGAGTTTGTATAGGGATTGGCTGACGAATCCGCAATTACATAATGAACTGGCATGCCACTGGTCCGATTCGGAAAGGGATGCTTTTTTTGCCGCGCACGCTAGTGTTGCATGGGAAACGGAAGATTTGGCAGCCATTTATTTTCTTCACGCTAAGTTGAACGGCGTGGCGGATGAATGGAAAATGCGCGTCGTCTTCATCGACGAAGTGCAGGATTACAGCGAATTCCAGCTAGCTGCACTACAAGACGGACTGGAAACGGATATGTTCACGATGGTCGGGGACCTGGCACAAGGAATTCATAGCTACCGGGCGTTAACGTCATGGGAACCCGTTCGGGAAATGTTCCCGCGTGCCACGTATACCACCTTGCAAAAAAGCTACCGGACGACAGTCGAAATCATGCAACTGGCGAATAAAGTTCTTGCGCAGATGGACGAAAATCTACCACTTGTTGAACCGGTCGTCCGCCATGGCAGCGACCCGGAGTTTTATAATCTTTCCGCACTCAATGCCTCCAAGGTGAATGAAATCTATGAAGCAATCCTCAGCAGGGGACACCGCTCAATTGCTTTGATTTGTAAAAGCAGAAAAGAGTCCGAGAAGATCTTCAAACAGCTTGAAAAGTCGGGCATGCCCGCCCAATTATTAGGCGAGAATTCCGATATCAACGGGGATTGTCTGTTAATTGTACCAAGCCATTTATCAAAAGGACTTGAGTTCGACGCAGTAATCATCGCCGCCTTCGATGAACCTTTTAGAGACCATCCAATCGATCGAAAGCTGTTATATGTAGCAATGACAAGGCCGATGCATGAGCTTCACTTGCTTTCCGACACGTTAATGCCATTGATTTCACCGAAAAACGCATAA
- a CDS encoding RNA polymerase sigma factor — translation MDREDLAEIMVRHTEYLLRIAYGYVKDLHAAEGIVQEVFIKFCGNKGKYEERGELKAYLAKMTVNKSKDYLRSWNYRKVQLKTSLLPHEGKRNTDGLVKKDEQELIGEAILRLPLKQREVLVHFYFTEMTLAEIADVISIPVSTVKTRLTRGRELLRNQLQGIEWEVLNHE, via the coding sequence TTGGATCGAGAAGATCTGGCGGAAATTATGGTTCGCCATACAGAATATTTGCTCCGAATCGCGTATGGCTATGTAAAGGATCTCCATGCAGCAGAAGGTATTGTACAAGAGGTGTTCATCAAGTTTTGCGGCAATAAAGGCAAGTATGAGGAACGTGGCGAGCTAAAAGCCTATTTGGCTAAAATGACAGTTAATAAAAGCAAGGATTATTTGAGGAGTTGGAACTACCGAAAAGTTCAGTTGAAGACCTCGTTATTGCCTCACGAAGGCAAGCGAAATACAGATGGATTGGTGAAGAAAGATGAGCAAGAACTAATAGGAGAGGCAATTCTTAGACTCCCATTAAAACAGCGGGAAGTGCTTGTACATTTTTATTTTACTGAAATGACCCTCGCCGAAATCGCAGACGTCATTTCAATCCCAGTAAGTACAGTGAAGACAAGGCTTACACGAGGCAGAGAGCTTTTGAGGAATCAGTTGCAAGGAATCGAATGGGAGGTGCTCAATCATGAATAA
- a CDS encoding phytoene desaturase family protein codes for MFTYDVAVVGGGLAGLTAANFLAREGKKVVVLEKSKRLGGRAITNEKNGVLLNLGPHGLYMSGDAANILTELGLSLPGGNATKGVHIHGILNHEVHVIPTDFPSIMSSSLLSWKAKFILGKLMGKIMRLTIYSIPEVSLKEWVDSEIPDPMVRRLFYSICRLTSYTNAPTLQLAKPVLKQVKRSLHAGVLYVDEGWDTIVQSLKKQAEALGAEIVSNKNVINIEHHEQYQIIQCSDGTVIHVPNCIIAAPPKEAMNMLNGAEYTSLRLWNEQAIPVTACCLDIGINKLPNPKHQFAIGLDQALFFTNQSRAAKLSEDGTLVVSIAKYHDPMEEINVNADKQQLESVMDLLHPGWQKEVVVQQFLPKLTVSHDFPHVKRRGNPGPSIPEMKGIYIAGEWAGHEEVLADAAVASGKRAALEILHVKETVLAKEG; via the coding sequence ATGTTTACCTATGATGTTGCGGTCGTTGGTGGCGGATTGGCTGGGTTGACAGCAGCTAATTTTCTGGCGAGGGAAGGAAAAAAGGTCGTTGTTTTGGAAAAATCGAAACGTCTAGGTGGAAGAGCGATTACAAATGAAAAAAATGGGGTTCTTTTGAACTTGGGACCGCATGGATTGTATATGTCAGGGGATGCTGCAAATATTTTAACTGAACTTGGACTATCTCTTCCAGGTGGGAATGCTACGAAAGGTGTTCATATTCACGGCATTTTAAATCATGAAGTTCATGTCATTCCAACAGATTTTCCATCAATCATGTCATCATCACTTCTTTCGTGGAAAGCCAAGTTCATACTCGGTAAATTAATGGGTAAGATTATGAGATTAACTATTTATTCCATTCCGGAAGTTAGCCTAAAGGAGTGGGTGGATTCAGAAATACCCGATCCAATGGTGAGGCGTCTATTTTACTCAATTTGTCGATTGACTTCCTATACGAATGCCCCGACTTTACAGCTGGCAAAGCCTGTTTTAAAGCAGGTGAAGCGTTCATTACATGCGGGTGTCTTATATGTTGATGAAGGTTGGGATACAATTGTTCAAAGCCTTAAGAAGCAGGCAGAAGCACTGGGAGCTGAAATTGTATCCAATAAAAATGTTATAAATATTGAACATCATGAGCAATATCAAATCATACAATGCTCAGATGGTACGGTCATTCATGTGCCTAATTGTATCATTGCAGCCCCGCCGAAAGAGGCAATGAATATGTTGAATGGTGCAGAATATACTTCTTTACGTTTGTGGAATGAACAAGCAATTCCTGTTACGGCATGCTGTTTAGATATCGGAATTAATAAGTTACCTAACCCAAAACATCAATTTGCGATAGGACTCGACCAAGCTTTGTTTTTTACGAACCAATCAAGAGCTGCAAAATTAAGTGAAGACGGGACATTGGTAGTAAGCATAGCTAAATATCATGATCCAATGGAAGAAATAAACGTAAACGCAGATAAGCAACAATTAGAATCAGTAATGGATTTGCTTCATCCTGGATGGCAAAAAGAAGTCGTCGTACAACAGTTTTTGCCGAAACTAACGGTATCGCATGATTTTCCACATGTAAAGCGAAGAGGAAATCCCGGTCCAAGCATACCGGAAATGAAAGGAATCTATATAGCAGGAGAATGGGCGGGCCATGAAGAAGTATTAGCTGACGCTGCTGTTGCGAGTGGGAAGCGTGCTGCGCTAGAAATTTTACATGTAAAAGAAACGGTTTTAGCAAAGGAAGGATAA
- a CDS encoding RNA polymerase sigma-70 factor, producing METEQLYQTYKPLLFSIAYRMTGSIADAEDLVQEAFITYNRVSSEKVIENEKAYLCKIVMNSSIDKLRSAASKREVYVGEWLPEPLVDAGNDPALTYLMKESISTAYLLLLQQLTEDERAVYLLREVFLYSYEEIATIIDKSSANCRQIFHRAKKSMNNRPKASALDFQSMKSNVEQFTVALQKGNIPKMLELLKADSVFISDGGGKVKAALNPIYTSERIVLLFISIMKKLPENSRMEFEVVNGYPGVVVSINDSVAYVVSMEFQDDKISRIFMMANPDKLEHLQKKTEVNKKTVEE from the coding sequence TTGGAGACTGAACAATTGTATCAGACGTATAAACCTTTGTTATTTTCCATCGCCTACCGAATGACGGGAAGTATTGCAGATGCAGAAGACCTTGTACAAGAGGCGTTTATAACGTATAACCGTGTAAGTAGTGAAAAAGTCATAGAAAACGAGAAAGCGTATTTATGTAAGATTGTGATGAATAGCTCCATAGACAAATTGCGATCAGCTGCAAGTAAGCGCGAAGTTTATGTTGGAGAGTGGCTGCCGGAACCATTGGTAGATGCAGGAAATGACCCTGCACTTACTTATTTGATGAAGGAATCTATCTCGACCGCTTATCTCCTGCTTTTGCAACAGTTAACTGAAGATGAACGAGCTGTTTACCTATTACGAGAAGTTTTTCTGTATAGCTATGAAGAAATTGCGACTATTATTGATAAGTCATCTGCCAATTGCAGGCAGATTTTTCACAGAGCCAAAAAAAGCATGAATAATCGACCGAAAGCTTCTGCACTGGATTTTCAATCAATGAAAAGCAATGTAGAACAATTTACGGTAGCACTTCAAAAAGGGAATATCCCTAAAATGCTAGAGTTATTGAAGGCAGATTCTGTATTTATTTCTGACGGAGGCGGCAAAGTAAAAGCTGCGCTAAATCCAATCTATACATCAGAGCGTATTGTCTTATTGTTTATAAGCATTATGAAAAAGCTGCCTGAAAACTCAAGAATGGAATTCGAAGTTGTAAATGGCTATCCAGGCGTTGTCGTGTCAATTAATGACTCTGTTGCTTATGTCGTCTCGATGGAATTCCAAGACGATAAAATTTCACGTATTTTTATGATGGCTAATCCGGATAAATTGGAGCACTTGCAAAAAAAAACGGAAGTGAATAAAAAGACGGTTGAAGAATAG